The following proteins come from a genomic window of Canis aureus isolate CA01 chromosome 3, VMU_Caureus_v.1.0, whole genome shotgun sequence:
- the OR8A1 gene encoding olfactory receptor 8A1 gives MAAENHSTVTEFILRGLTSQPDLQLPLLLLFLGIYLVTVMGNLGMFTLICLNAQLHTPMYYFLSNLSLVDLCYSSAITPKMLVNFVSEKNIISYSGCMSQLYFFLLFVIAECYMLTVMAYDRYVAICSPLLYNVIMSHQVCSLLVAVVYAMGLIGSTIETGLMLKLSYCELLISHYFCDILPLMKLSCSSTYDIEMTVFFLAGFNIILTSLTVLVSYAFILSSILRISTTEGRSKAFSTCSSHLAAVGMFYGSTAFMYLKPSTASSLAQENIASVFYTTVIPMLNPLIYSLRNKEVKAALQKTLRRKMF, from the coding sequence ATGGCTGCAGAAAATCACTCAACAGTGACCGAGTTCATTCTCAGGGGCTTGACAAGTCAGCCAGATCTCCAGCTCCcacttctcctcctcttccttgggATCTACTTGGTCACCGTGATGGGGAACCTGGGCATGTTCACACTGATTTGTCTGAATGCTCAGCTTCACACCCCCATGTACTACTTCCTCAGCAACCTGTCACTTGTGGATCTCTGCTACTCCTCTGCCATTACCCCTAAAATGTTGGTGAACTTTGTGTCAGAGAAGAACATCATCTCCTATTCAGGGTGCATGTCACAGCTCTACTTCTTCCTACTGTTTGTCATTGCTGAGTGTTACATGCTGAcagtgatggcctatgaccgctatgtcgCCATCTGCAGCCCTTTGCTCTACAATGTCATCATGAGTCATCAAGTCTGCTCCCTGCTGGTGGCTGTGGTCTATGCCATGGGGCTCATTGGCTCAACAATAGAGACTGGCCTCATGTTAAAACTGTCCTATTGTGAGCTCCTCATCAGCCATTACTTCTGTGACATCCTCCCTCTCATGAAGCTCTCCTGCTCTAGCACCTACGATATTGAGATGACAGTCTTCTTTTTGGCCGGATTTAACATCATACTCACCAGTTTAACAGTCCTTGTTTCCTATGCCTTCATCCTCTCCAGCATCCTCCGCATCAGCACCACAGAGGGCAGGTCCAAAGCCTTCAGCACCTGCAGCTCCCACCTTGCTGCTGTGGGGATGTTCTACGGGTCTACTGCGTTCATGTACCTGAAACCCTCCACGGCCAGTTCCCTGGCCCAGGAGAACATAGCCTCTGTGTTCTACACTACAGTGATTCCCATGCTGAACCCCCTGATCTACAGCTTGAGGAATAAGGAGGTAAAGGCTGCTTTGCAGAAAACACTGAGGAGAAAAATGTTCTGA